From Penaeus chinensis breed Huanghai No. 1 chromosome 18, ASM1920278v2, whole genome shotgun sequence, one genomic window encodes:
- the LOC125034574 gene encoding protein phosphatase 1 regulatory subunit 21-like: protein MESPDIQAKYQKLAAEYSKLRAQNQVLKKGVVDEQGKTQQLSELLKSRDQQLRKAEQENDSLTFRNQQLTKRLMLLQEDLDEIQSKTKRGRGKSDSVTESTPSDQDVFTEELQLKIQENARLQSELADIEAHYRKRVADLESQLEASEREIQKNKDMLQHREKSANEVVDQLESERVRQEVVAQHKESELRSLKEQVVVLQEKLKNAAVPNTSTIHDVPSSKEEKPTHHPLHGKKLSAINLSIPVQNGRDKATGASARSLVDSFDSMIQEFCTSFAKFLCTYSTRVKLYEQLSEVKQKLMDALNSAAAPWHSLAAAYHQLAENASGEGFVALETLSGLSQVSRHVTSCGAILRKVLPLVVHWVSEGSRGQVDGDRLGAAWSAAFSRLVSAWGSLAPYVATLANQSTSNSSLPPSAQGRVISMLSDRLNNLHAALREAGNTYQKKSASEKDHPSTSGEAKAANDEIINVLNTLSSVTNKMSTVFKEQVVPSWSRGGSTPSTPSSPYVGMPYSLNKSKNNSSSNLQEDGSSTLEDGTLVSPSDATNLGDAEASLMKQLALASSKLSQLEAEREHWRLEHQLLQCKHQKEAKRVRQLENQLRGEVPATDGDVDSTHSKDRSSSHILSTSLLGEVHGSDGASDEREKDIRNHFTSRCSHLYMQLTSAASQAALYQNECESLMRRLVVSEENKAVSEHEVDKQRESVNQLKETLQTTSRNYEEQISTMSEHLADLNEKLTSQTEYIDQLKYEIKNKKGKK, encoded by the exons ATGGAGTCACCTGATATTCAAGCGAAGTATCAAAAGCTTGCTGCTGAGTACTCCAAG CTGCGTGCCCAAAACCAGGTCCTGAAGAAAGGTGTTGTAGATGAACAAGGAAAGACTCAACAGTTATCA GAGTTATTAAAGTCTCGTGATCAGCAGCTACGGAAAGCAGAACAAGAAAATGACTCCTTGACCTTTAGGAATCAACAGCTTACAAAGAGGCTAATGCTTCTTCAAGAAGATCTGGATGAAATACAG TCGAAaaccaaaagagggagaggaaaatctGACAGTGTAACTGAAAGCACTCCAAGTGACCAAGATGTTTTTACTGAAGAATTACAG CTGAAGATACAGGAAAATGCAAGATTGCAGTCAGAGCTAGCAGACATTGAGGCTCATTATCGTAAAAGAGTGGCTGACCTTGAATCACAGCTGGAAGCTTCAGAAAGGGAAATACAAAAGAACAAAGATATGCTTCAGCACCGAGAGAAGTCTGCAAAT GAAGTTGTTGACCAGTTGGAAAGTGAACGTGTGCGACAGGAGGTTGTAGCACAACACAAGGAATCTGAACTGAGATCACTGAAAGAACAAGTTGTAGTTCTCCAGGAGAAATTGAAAAATGCAGCTGTTCCTAACACCTCAACCATACATGATGTTCCATCAAGCAAAGAAGAAAAGCCAACTCATCACCCACTTCATGGCAAAA agTTATCGGCTATTAATCTCAGTATCCCAGTTCAAAATGGGAGGGATAAAGCTACAGGTGCCAGTGCTAGAAGTCTTGTAGATTCATTTGACAGCATGATTCAAGAATTTTGTACTTCATTTGCCAAATTTTTATGTACCTACAGTACTAGAGTGAAATTGTATGAACAGCTCTCAGAAGTGAAACAAAAG TTAATGGATGCCTTGAATTCAGCAGCAGCACCTTGGCATTCTTTAGCAGCAGCTTATCACCAACTGGCAGAAAATGCCTCTGGGGAAGGGTTTGTTGCTTTAGAAACCCTTTCTGGGCTCTCACAAGTCAGTCGTCATGTGACATCCTGTGGAGCCATATTGCGGAAGGTCTTGCCCTTAGTGGTTCACTG GGTATCAGAAGGGAGTAGAGGTCAGGTTGATGGTGACCGTCTAGGAGCAGCATGGAGTGCAGCATTCAGCAGACTGGTATCTGCATGGGGATCTCTGGCCCCATATGTGGCAACTCTTGCTAACCAGA GCACCTCAAACTCAAGCTTGCCTCCAAGTGCCCAGGGTCGTGTTATCTCCATGCTCAGTGATCGACTAAACAATCTGCATGCAGCATTAAGAG AAGCAGGAAATACATACCAGAAGAAATCAGCAAGTGAGAAAGATCATCCCTCAACATCAGGAGAAGCAAAGGCAGcaaatgatgaaataattaatGTATTGAATACTCTCTCCTCTGTAACAAACAAG ATGTCTACTGTGTTTAAAGAACAAGTTGTACCATCTTGGAGTAGAGGTGGTTCAACGCCAAGCACGCCATCATCACCATATGTAGGAATGCCATACAGCCTtaacaaatcaaaaaataattcAAGTTCTAATTTACAA GAGGATGGATCCTCTACCTTGGAAGATGGAACACTAGTCAGTCCTAGTGATGCTACCAACCTTGGAGATGCAGAAGCCTCTTTGATGAAGCAGTTGGCACTTGCTTCATCAAAGTTAAGTCAGTTAGAAGCTGAGAGAGAGCACTGGAGGCTAGAACATCAGTTGTTGCAGTGTAAACACCAAAAAGAAGCAAAG CGTGTGCGACAGTTAGAAAACCAACTGAGGGGTGAAGTTCCAGCCACAGATGGGGATGTAGACAGTACACACTCAAAAGATCGATCCTCATCTCATATATTAAGCACCTCATTA CTAGGTGAAGTACATGGATCTGATGGTGCTTCAGATGAACGAGAAAAAGACATTCGTAACCATTTCACAAGCCGGTGTTCACACCTCTACATGCAACTCACATCAGCTGCAAGCCAAGCTGCTTTGTACCAGAATGAG TGCGAGTCTCTGATGCGACGGTTGGTGGTAAGTGAAGAGAACAAAGCGGTATCTGAACATGAAGTAGACAAGCAGAGGGAATCTGTTAATCAGCTAAAGGAGACACTGCAGACAACTTCACG AAATTATGAGGAACAAATATCAACAATGTCAGAGCATTTAGCAGATCTGAATGAAAAGTTAACAAGTCAGACAGAATATATTGATCAGTTGAAATATGAAATTAAG AATAAGAAGGGCAAGAAGTAG